In Gloeocapsa sp. DLM2.Bin57, the DNA window ATGGTAGCTTCCTGTGACCCTCAAGTTAGATTCTGGTTAAATGCTAAACAACTACAAGAGCGCGATCTTTGGCGCGCAGGATGGCAACCTCTAGAAGTTATTAAAGCTGAAGAAAATTAATAACTATGTCGGGAGAATCTCTACAATTAGCTACTACAATAGAAGCGATACTTTATCTCAAAGGACAACCCCTAAGTCTATCAGAAATAGCTACTGGTGCTAGGTGTACTCGTCAACAAGCTCAACAAGCTATATTAGAGTTAATGGCAATCTATGCTCATCGTCCTAGTGCTTTAGAAATAGTAGAAACTCCAGCAGGTTATAGTTTACAATTGCGCTCAGATTATCAAGAATTGGTTCACCATCTTATACCTGCCGAATTAAAAATAGGTACTCTACGTACTTTGGCAGCGATCGCCCTTTATCACCCTATGCTGCAAACAGATTTAATCGATTTAAGAGGAAGTACTGCTTATCAACAGGTACAGGAATTGGTAGAATTGGGCTTAATTAGGAAAAAACGTCAAGAACAAGGTAGATCTTATTGGTTAGAAGTTACCGAAAAGTTTTATCAATACTTTGAGGTAGAACAACTTTCTCAAATTCTTCAACCAAATTGTCCCGAATAAGTATATAATGGAATGTGATTCTACTAGCTAGCAGCAGTTCTCATGGTATTTAACTCTAAATTTTTCCATTCTGAACCGGATGAGTCTCCCCAAAATGCCCTATTACAATATCTCCAAGAACAAAACC includes these proteins:
- the scpB gene encoding SMC-Scp complex subunit ScpB, coding for MSGESLQLATTIEAILYLKGQPLSLSEIATGARCTRQQAQQAILELMAIYAHRPSALEIVETPAGYSLQLRSDYQELVHHLIPAELKIGTLRTLAAIALYHPMLQTDLIDLRGSTAYQQVQELVELGLIRKKRQEQGRSYWLEVTEKFYQYFEVEQLSQILQPNCPE